The following proteins are encoded in a genomic region of Diadema setosum chromosome 10, eeDiaSeto1, whole genome shotgun sequence:
- the LOC140234215 gene encoding regucalcin-like, with product MTVEVYLKDMGYLLEGPHWDDISNKLFYVDIFGNAVHRYDPAAQKDEKIDIGESVGAMVPTRSGKTMVAAKHKIGYVDWRTGAFQNVAEVEQDKPSTRFNDGKCDPAGRLWAGTMGAEEVLAGVERGMGSLYCMHSNMKVTKHVDNVDISNGMAWTADRKTMYYIDTLRHGVDAFDYNHETGDIGNRRQVVSVPESEGLPDGMCIDSEDMLWVALFNGDVINRYNPKTGEKLQTIRFPTTNITSCCWGGANCDELFVTSAKHFLTEEQKKTQALAGSVFRVTGLGVKGVKCDPFNDS from the exons ATGACTGTCGAAGTGTACCTGAAAGACATGGGCTACCTTTTGGAAGGTCCCCACTGGGATGACATCTCAAACAAACTCTTTTACGTTGACATTTTTGGTAACGCTGTGCATCGCTATGATCCTGCAGCTCAGAAGGACGAAAAAATCGACATAG GTGAGAGTGTAGGGGCCATGGTTCCGACTCGGAGTGGGAAGACAATGGTAGCAGCCAAACATAAAATTGGTTACGTCGACTGGCGGACGGGCGCCTTCCAAAACGTGGCCGAAGTGGAGCAGGACAAACCAAGTACCAGGTTCAACGACGGGAAATGTGACCCAGCGGGCAGGCTGTGGGCTG GAACCATGGGTGCAGAGGAAGTACTAGCTGGAGTAGAACGAGGCATGGGCTCGCTTTACTGCATGCACAGCAACATGAAAGTCACCAAACATGTCGACAAC GTGGATATTTCAAACGGTATGGCATGGACAGCTGATCGAAAGACGATGTACTACATCGACACGTTACGTCACGGAGTGGACGCATTCGACTACAACCACGAGACTGGAGACATTG GTAATCGTCGTCAAGTGGTGAGTGTGCCCGAATCCGAGGGTCTCCCAGATGGTATGTGCATCGACAGCGAGGATATGCTGTGGGTGGCGCTCTTCAATGGTGACGTCATCAATCGCTACAACCCCAAAACAG GTGAAAAATTGCAGACAATCAGGTTTCCGACAACAAATATCACCAGCTGCTGCTGGGGCGGGGCGAACTGTGACGAGCTCTTTGTGACGTCAGCGAAGCACTTTTTGACAGAGGAACAGAAGAAAACCCAAGCTCTTGCTGGATCGGTCTTCCGGGTCACAGGGTTAGGGGTCAAAGGTGTCAAATGCGACCCATTCAATGACAGTTAG